The proteins below come from a single Corylus avellana chromosome ca3, CavTom2PMs-1.0 genomic window:
- the LOC132175790 gene encoding BON1-associated protein 2-like has product MSKQNHQPFILEITILSAEGLNTSSAALFSHRIRPFITFTTALPSPYNPKKGDKKCHVYSTRVDDEGGTNPTWGDKFRVPLDATFFTDIYSSVYLQLYTKRLIVGQAQLGWCQIPAHDIGTPPVGSVRYLSYRLRARDGSRSQGIVNLAIKLEALDPVAGQRVFLDSESPNADTRQTVIGIPVALSHPWDSVSVSSRC; this is encoded by the coding sequence ATGTCGAAGCAAAATCATCAGCCGTTCATCCTGGAGATCACTATACTATCAGCAGAAGGCCTCAACACCAGCTCTGCAGCTCTCTTTTCACACCGGATAAGACCCTTCATCACCTTCACCACCGCCCTACCCAGTCCGTACAACCCCAAGAAGGGTGATAAGAAGTGCCACGTGTACAGTACAAGGGTGGATGATGAGGGAGGCACCAACCCCACCTGGGGTGACAAGTTTCGTGTCCCTCTAGACGCCACCTTCTTCACCGACATTTACTCCTCCGTTTACCTCCAACTCTACACCAAGAGGCTCATTGTGGGCCAGGCACAACTGGGCTGGTGTCAGATTCCGGCCCACGACATTGGGACCCCGCCGGTCGGGTCAGTTCGGTACCTGAGCTACCGGTTACGGGCTAGAGACGGTTCAAGGAGCCAAGGAATTGTTAATCTTGCAATAAAGTTGGAAGCTCTAGACCCCGTCGCCGGCCAAAGGGTTTTTTTAGATTCAGAATCGCCAAACGCTGACACGCGGCAGACGGTGATTGGTATACCGGTGGCGTTGTCCCACCCGTGGGACTCCGTGAGCGTGAGTTCAAGATGCTGA
- the LOC132176396 gene encoding protein unc-13 homolog produces MEQQPWRLLQRYRGDRRKLLEFLLSSGLITELRTPAGPIAALSDVDLDKLSADYVLHCIKYGGVLDVSEATKKYFDESSYPVMIHSQLGNSYFLLSDPDLSGSPPTRVPPSTDVNLATNHASFSSSPDPLIVEDAEASGEDFSPKHEVETCTPLKPMEDVQIPPLGLPCLNAGLSDDDLRESAYEILLASLAFSGVEVHTVEDRRKEKSAKLLSGLKSRRDKIHQQSESRGRQSELIETIRIQMQISEPMDACIRQRLMQLTARRMWGSIDIPQMSLGLLASIFKSDFLNGKSYMQWKSRQASILEELLYFSTDLEASERLTIQSSLANIRNSKEWDMTRSPSERAEILSALTLVALKLSSLSGKFNIQGETYYWTADYHLNVRLYEKLLFGVFDVLDEGQLIMESNELLMLIKLTWPTLGITQKMHNALYGWVLFQQYVGTDEAVLLEYALLELQKVLSAENDNQKEEHYMDSLACSRACNGSEIKLCLVQAIFFSISSWCDSKLQDYHLHFSQKPHNFSRMMNLLSAAGILTSGDFGDIELIRLNVSNENATRKLMTYVERSIKASYRRVASTLDLESKVVRQHPLALLANELKLIAQREFSVFCPVLRRWCPESGMIAAMRLHQIYGERLKPFLKGVSSLSEDVRSVLSAAHSLDHDLTELYISACEDNRLHHHLNRDLDHYPIGEVAKPIILDWVIAQNSRILEWTGRVFDLEDWEPLSSQQRHAASAVEVFRIIEETVDQFFGLNLSVDITHLQALLSVIFHSLDAYLVKLVNQLVEKNHLHPMAPPLTRYEETVIPIMKKKVLEHKLLEDDVRNKLNELTISKLCVRLNTLKYIQKQIDILEDGTRKSWALIRPPVGHGWAKEVSLESSESSRLTCSEAVDELFVTTFSSIRDTTTDAISKIHDFAGARVVFWDLRDAFLFRLYRGNVEGARLDSVLPHIDKVLDHICGLIDDTLRDLVVFSVCRALLEGYVWVLLNGGPSRAFSNSDITIMEDDLNMLKEFFIADGEGLPRSLVEQEAKLAEQILSLYTLQTGTVIQMLMTASEQISTGLYPRKDDKIGLEDAQTLIRIMCHKKDRQASKFLKRLYQLPTSSEYDDTPSEDSTLRSPLISDLLKRSSSFHWTNNGPSSFKSFKKKLQEATSDIRNMAW; encoded by the exons ATGGAGCAACAGCCTTGGCGCCTATTGCAGCGGTACCGTGGAGACCGTCGCAAGCTCCTAGAGTTCCTCTTGTCCTCCGGTTTGATCACCGAGCTCCGAACCCCGGCGGGCCCCATCGCCGCTCTCTCCGACGTCGACTTGGATAAACTCAGCGCCGATTACGTCCTCCACTGCATAAAATACG GTGGAGTGCTTGATGTTTCTGAAGCAACCAAGAAGTACTTCGATGAATCTTCTTACCCAGTTATG aTTCATTCTCAATTAGGGAATTCCTATTTTCTACTTTCTGATCCAGATTTGTCTGGATCACCTCCCACGCGAGTGCCACCTTCAACTGATGTGAACCTGGCCACCAATCATGCATCATTTTCATCTAGTCCAGATCCTCTAATAGTTGAGGATGCAGAAGCATCTGGGGAAGACTTTAGTCCTAAACATGAAGTGGAAACATGCACACCTTTAAAGCCCATGGAGGATGTACAAATTCCTCCATTAGGATTACCTTGTCTGAATGCAG GATTGTCGGATGATGACTTGCGGGAATCAGCCTATGAAATATTGCTTGCATCTTTGGCATTTTCTgg GGTTGAAGTCCATACAGTTGAGGatagaaggaaagaaaagagtgctAAACTTCTGTCAGGGTTGAAGAGTAGAAGGGATAAAATCCATCAGCAGTCTGAGTCTCGAGGAAGACAATCAGAACTAATTGAGACCATCCGCATTCAGATGCAG ATTTCAGAACCAATGGATGCATGCATACGGCAAAGATTGATGCAATTGACGGCTAGGAGAATGTGGGGATCAATTGATATTCCTCAAATGTCATTGGGACTTTTGGCTAGCATATTCAAGTCTgattttcttaatggaaaatCTTATATGCAGTGGAAAAGTAGACAG GCAAGTATCTTGGAAGAGctcctttatttttctactGATCTTGAAGCGTCTGAACGTCTAACCATTCAAAGTTCTCTCGCGAACATTAGAAATTCTAAG GAGTGGGACATGACAAGATCACCTTCTGAACGTGCTGAGATTCTATCGGCTCTAACATTAGTGGCTTTAAAGTTGTCATCTCTGTCTGGAAAATTCAATATCCAGGGTGAAACCTATTATTGGACTGCTGATTATCACTTGAACGTTAGACTTTACGAGAAATTGCTATTTGGTGTGTTTGATGTGCTTGATGAAGGCCAGCTCATTATG GAATCCAATGAACTCCTGATGCTTATCAAATTGACCTGGCCTACTTTAGGCATCACACAGAAAATGCATAATGCGTTATATGGGTGGGTCCTTTTCCAGCAG TATGTAGGAACAGATGAGGCTGTGCTGTTAGAATATGCGCTTCTTGAGTTGCAGAAGGTTCTATCTGCTGAAAATGATAATCAGAAGGAAGAGCATTACATGGATAGCTTAGCATGTTCAAGAGCATGCAATGGCAGTGAAATAAAGTTATGTCTGGTGCAGGCCATTTTCTTCTCAATAAGCAGTTGGTGTGACAGTAAACTGCAAGACTATCATCTGCATTTTAGTCAG AAACCTCATAACTTCTCGAGGATGATGAACTTGCTCTCAGCAGCTGGAATTCTTACTTCTGGTGATTTTGGTGATATTGAG TTAATCAGGTTGAATGTTTCCAATGAGAATGCAACTAGAAAACTTATGACATATGTTGAGAGATCGATCAAAGCTTCATATAGGCGG GTAGCTAGTACCCTAGATCTTGAATCCAAGGTGGTAAGGCAACATCCTTTGGCCCTGCTTGCAAATGAGCTAAAATTGATTGCTCAGAGAGAGTTCAGTGTGTTCTGCCCGGTGCTACGTCGTTGGTGTCCTGAATCTGGGATGATTGCAGCCATGCGACTACACCAAATTTATGGGGAAAGACTG AAGCCGTTTCTCAAGGGAGTGTCATCTCTTTCTGAAGACGTCAGATCGGTGCTTTCAGCTGCTCATTCGTTGGATCATGACCTGACTGAGCTATATATTTCTGCTTGTGAAGATAATAGGCTGCATCACCATCTCAACCGAGATCTGGACCATTATCCG ATTGGAGAAGTTGCTAAACCAATAATTCTTGACTGGGTGATTGCTCAGAATTCACGTATCTTGGAATGGACTGGACGTGTGTTTGATCTTGAG GACTGGGAGCCTTTATCATCACAGCAAAGACATGCAGCATCAGCAGTTGAAGTGTTTAGGATCATAGAGGAG ACTGTAGATCAATTCTTTGGCTTGAATCTTTCAGTGGATATCACACATTTACAAGCTCTGCTATCTGTTATTTTTCACAGCCTGGATGCCTATTTGGTGAAATTGGTTAACCAGCTAG TTGAGAAGAATCATCTCCATCCCATGGCTCCTCCTTTGACTCGTTATGAGGAGACAGTTATTCcaataatgaagaagaaggtgctAGAGCATAAACTATTGGAGGATGATGTGAGGAATAAGTTGAATGAATTGACAATATCCAAACTCTGTGTCAGATTAAACACTCTTAAA TATATTCAGAAACAAATTGACATACTAGAAGATGGCACTAGAAAGTCGTGGGCGCTTATCAGACCACCAGTTGGTCATGGGTGGG CTAAAGAAGTCTCTCTGGAATCTTCAGAGAGTTCACGGCTAACATGTAGTGAAGCAGTTGATGAACTATTTGTAACCACCTTTAGCAGCATCAGGGATACCACGACAGATGCTATCAGCAAAATACATGACTTTGCTG GTGCAAGAGTAGTTTTTTGGGATCTCAGAGATGCATTCCTCTTTCGGTTATATCGTGGAAATGTTGAAGGTGCTCGCTTGGACAGTGTTCTTCCACATATTGATAAA GTTCTCGACCATATATGTGGTTTGATTGATGATACTCTTAGAGACCTTGTCGTTTTCAGTGTTTGTCGGGCATTACTG GAAGGCTATGTTTGGGTGTTGCTCAATGGAGGTCCTTCTCGTGCATTTTCTAATTCAGATATCACAATTATGGAGGATGACCTTAATATGCTGAAG GAATTCTTTATAGCTGATGGAGAAGGCCTTCCACGTTCATTAGTGGAGCAAGAAGCGAAACTTGCTGAACAAATACTAAGCTTGTACACCCTTCAG ACTGGCACTGTTATCCAAATGCTGATGACAGCAAGTGAACAAATTTCAACGGGATTATATCCACGTAAGGATGACAAAATCGGCTTAGAAGATGCCCAAACTTTAATACGAATCATGTGCCACAAGAAAGATAGACAAGCCTCCAAATTCTTAAAAAGACTATATCAGCTCCCAACATCTTCAG AGTACGATGACACTCCATCAGAGGATTCCACTTTGAGATCACCTCTCATATCTGATCTTCTAAAGCGGAGCTCCTCATTTCATTGGACCAATAATGGCCCGAGCAGCTTCAAATCTTTTAAGAAGAAACTCCAAGAAGCAACATCCGATATCCGGAACATGGCATGGTAA